DNA from Acidobacteriota bacterium:
TTCCATTCCCAGATCTCGTTCATGCCCCGCGAGAAGCTGGGCGTCATCGTCCTGGTCATCGGCGACCACTGCGCCAGCCTCTACAACACCGTGAGCTACAACGTCTACGAGCGGCTGCTGGGCCTGGACCAGACGCCGTGGAGCGAGCGCCTGCTCGACAGCCGGCTCAAGAGCAAGAAGGCCGGAACCGAGGCCCGGGCCAATGCCGGAGCGGACCGCGTGCCGAACACCCGGCCGTCCCACGCCCTGGCCGACTACGCCGGCGAATTCGAGCACCCGGCCTACGGCGTCCTCGAGGTCGGAATGAAGGACGGCGCCCTGGCCATGGACTTCCACAAGATCCGGCTGCCGCTTAGCCATTTCCACTACGACCGCTTCGTCACGCCCGACGACGAGACCTACGGCCGGACGTCCATCAACTTCCAGACCAATCCCCAGGGCGACGTCGACAAGGCCGTTATCTCGCTCGACGAGGCCGAGGTCGTCTTCACCCGCAAGCCCGCGACCCCGGCCCCCGAGCTCCTGGCCAAGCTGGCCGGAGCCTACGAGCTGCCGACCGGGGTGAAGCTCCAGGTCGTCGCCGGGGAGAACGGAACCCTCGTCCTGAACGTTCCGGGCCAGACGCCCGAGCCGCTCATCCCCTACAAGGGTCTGCAGTTCCGGATCAAGCTCTTCGCCGACGTCGTTTTCGAGTTCGTGGTCGAGGACGGCGTGGTCAAGGCGCTCAAGCAGAGGGACCCGTCCGGGGAGTACGTCTTCCCGCGGAAGTAGCGGCCGGCCGCGGGGCCTGCCGGGACCGGCTAGAGCGGCTGCCAGCGGCCCTTGAGCTTGTCCATCGTCTGTGGCAGGGTCGTGTATTCCATCTCCTCGAGCGGCAGCCGGTGCGGCTCGAACGGCCCGTGCCGGCGGAGATGATCGGCCAGCAGGTTGGCCTCGCGGCGCGCCTCGTCCCAGGACGGATCGTCGAACATGTCGCGCGGGCCGACCAGCCGGGCGTCCGAGACCTGGAAGCCCAGGCAGATGACCCGAGGCGGGCCGTCGAAACGGGCCGGAGTCGCCTGCTTCTGGGCGACGGCCATGAGGGGGCCGTAATGCGAGCCCCTCATCCAGCCCTCGATGATCCAGGGATAGCGGAAAGGCTCCAGGACCTCGCCGACGGCCGGGAAGTAGTGCTGGGAGCGGACGATCATCACCGGGTCGTCCTTGCCGACGTACTTGCCGGCGATGAGCGACAGCCGCTCGGTCGAGGAGACCGCGGCGATCGTCCCGTCGTGGCGGGAAAAGACGTGCTTGATCGTGAACCTGCTCGGCGTGCCGATGAACATCAGGAGGTCGTAGATCTCCTCGGGCGTGTCGAAGAAGATCTTCCGGTGCTCGCGGATGTCATGGATCTCGAAGCGGAAGCCGGCATGTAGCGGCGGCGCG
Protein-coding regions in this window:
- the fbp gene encoding fructose-1,6-bisphosphate aldolase/phosphatase, translated to MKVTLSVIKADIGGWVGHSAMHPALEESARRSLETARSQGQILDFFVTSCGDDLQLIMTHTRGVDSEPIHHLAWDTFMTGTEVARKLKLYGAGQDLLADAFSGNVKGQGPGVAEMEFEERTSEPVLIFMADKTSAGSWNLPLYKIFVDPFNTAGLVIAPPLHAGFRFEIHDIREHRKIFFDTPEEIYDLLMFIGTPSRFTIKHVFSRHDGTIAAVSSTERLSLIAGKYVGKDDPVMIVRSQHYFPAVGEVLEPFRYPWIIEGWMRGSHYGPLMAVAQKQATPARFDGPPRVICLGFQVSDARLVGPRDMFDDPSWDEARREANLLADHLRRHGPFEPHRLPLEEMEYTTLPQTMDKLKGRWQPL